The proteins below are encoded in one region of Belonocnema kinseyi isolate 2016_QV_RU_SX_M_011 chromosome 5, B_treatae_v1, whole genome shotgun sequence:
- the LOC117172643 gene encoding translation initiation factor eIF-2B subunit epsilon-like has protein sequence MSKTSADANSKLAKSDMLQAILFADDFTTRLSPTENIVPSILLPVLNAPLLNYLIETLVASRVQEVFLYCSNHVDLLKNHVKSINRHDITLTPIISEGCRSLGDALRDIDTKGWVRGDFILIRGDTFTNVDFKRLMSSHQSRAKKDSGTSMTLLLSNFGNLQNSCLSEETCLTVSDSVDNKVLFFKKVGGEKKLKMELQWFLDHEDIRINSGLLDSHVYLCSPTVLPLFSDNFDFQTNLRS, from the exons ATGTCCAAGACGTCGGCAGACGCAAACTCAAAATTAGCAAAAAGCGATATGCTCCAGGCGATACTTTTCGCTGACGATTTTACAACGCGACTCTCGCCAACGGAAAATATAGTGCCAAGTATTTTACTTCCTGTTTTAAATGCACCACTCCTAAATTATTTGATCGAGACTCTAGTTGCGTCGAGAGTCCAGGAAGTGTTTCTCTACTGCAGCAATCACGTGGATCTTTTGAAAAATCACGTAAAATCTATAAATCGACATGACATTACCTTAACACCAATAATTTCCGAAGGTTGTCGTTCTCTGGGTGACGCTTTGAGAGATATTGACACGAAAGGATGGGTCAGAGGAGATTTCATTTTGATCCGGGGTGATACCTTCACAAACGTTGATTTCAAGAGATTGATGAGCTCCCATCAAAGCAGGGCCAAAAAAGATTCAGGAACTAGCATGACTTTGTTGCTAAGTAATTTTGGGAACCTGCAGAATTCATGTTTGAGTGAAGAAACGTGTCTCACGGTTTCAGACAGTGTGGATAACaaggttttatttttcaagaaagtgggaggggaaaagaaactaaaaatggaactacaGTGGTTTTTGGATCACGAGGATATTAGAATTAATTCCGGACTTTTGGATTCCCATGTTTACCTTTGCTCGCCTACAGTTCTCCCacttttttctgacaattttgattTCCAG ACGAATTTGAGAAGCTAG